In Streptomyces sp. NBC_01707, a genomic segment contains:
- a CDS encoding DUF3574 domain-containing protein produces the protein MKQHTALTAAAAALAVLAVGTPFAYATLGNGSPAAPQSAPSGVVARGKAYIETRLFFGTERPDGGPAVTDQQFLAFVDEEVTPRFPRGLTIQDGRGQWRDSHGEIERERSYELILLYPATEARLRDEQIERIRNAYENAYAQDSVARLEERTTADF, from the coding sequence CTGAAGCAGCACACCGCGCTGACCGCGGCGGCCGCCGCCCTCGCCGTACTGGCCGTGGGCACACCCTTCGCCTACGCCACACTGGGCAACGGCTCGCCCGCCGCCCCGCAGTCCGCTCCGTCGGGCGTCGTCGCCCGCGGCAAGGCCTACATCGAGACCAGGCTGTTCTTCGGAACGGAACGCCCGGACGGTGGACCTGCTGTGACCGACCAGCAGTTCCTGGCCTTCGTCGACGAGGAGGTCACCCCGCGCTTCCCGAGGGGCCTGACCATCCAGGACGGCCGCGGTCAGTGGCGGGACTCCCACGGGGAGATCGAGCGGGAGCGCAGTTACGAACTGATCCTGCTCTACCCGGCGACCGAGGCACGCCTGCGCGACGAGCAGATCGAGCGGATCCGCAACGCGTACGAGAACGCGTACGCCCAGGACTCGGTGGCCCGGCTGGAAGAGCGCACGACCGCCGACTTCTGA
- a CDS encoding PfkB family carbohydrate kinase has product MTGGALLVVGDVVTDVVARHGGPLVHGTDTVARISTLPGGAGANVACWAVRSGCRDVRLLARVGTDSAGWHEDVLRRAGVRPLLAVDDEAPTATVVALVDSTAERTFLTDSGAVLRLAPDNWSPSMLDGIAHLHVSGYLLFAATSRATALLALREARRRAIPASVDPASAGFLAELGVGPFLAAVEGTELLLPNADEARLLTGLPETADAAAKLSLLVPKVVVTLGEEGALLATGGTVTGRVPAVPVHGAVDSTGAGDAFTGGFLAAWLAGADDATAAAAGCRSGAEAVTTVGGRPGM; this is encoded by the coding sequence ATGACCGGCGGCGCTCTTCTCGTCGTCGGGGACGTGGTCACGGACGTGGTGGCGCGGCACGGCGGGCCTCTCGTCCACGGCACGGACACGGTGGCCAGGATCAGCACACTGCCGGGTGGGGCCGGTGCCAACGTCGCCTGCTGGGCGGTGCGTTCGGGATGCCGGGACGTACGGCTGCTGGCACGGGTGGGCACCGACTCCGCCGGCTGGCACGAGGATGTGCTGCGCCGGGCGGGAGTACGTCCGCTGCTGGCCGTGGACGACGAGGCGCCGACCGCCACCGTCGTCGCGCTCGTCGACTCCACCGCCGAGCGCACCTTCCTCACCGACAGCGGCGCCGTGCTGCGTCTGGCCCCCGACAACTGGTCGCCTTCGATGCTCGACGGCATCGCGCATCTTCATGTCTCCGGCTACCTTCTCTTCGCCGCCACGAGTCGCGCCACGGCCCTGCTCGCCCTGCGGGAGGCCCGGCGGCGTGCCATCCCGGCGAGCGTGGACCCTGCCTCCGCGGGCTTCCTCGCCGAGCTCGGCGTCGGCCCTTTCCTGGCGGCCGTGGAGGGGACGGAGCTGCTGCTGCCGAACGCGGACGAGGCCCGGCTGCTCACCGGCCTCCCCGAAACGGCCGATGCCGCGGCGAAGTTGAGCCTCCTGGTTCCGAAGGTCGTCGTCACCCTGGGCGAGGAGGGAGCCCTGCTGGCCACCGGAGGAACGGTGACCGGGCGCGTCCCGGCGGTCCCGGTGCACGGAGCGGTGGACTCGACGGGGGCGGGCGACGCCTTCACCGGAGGGTTCCTTGCCGCGTGGCTGGCCGGGGCGGACGATGCCACGGCCGCGGCGGCGGGCTGCCGGTCGGGCGCCGAGGCGGTCACGACCGTCGGCGGCCGCCCCGGCATGTGA
- a CDS encoding uridine kinase, producing MRLEPITWERLAEAFAAHADGLRPADGGPWLKVAVDGAPAARTGELAERVAEALRIRGRAVFVVSTQGFLRPASLRYEYGKEDPDSYFDSWFDTGALWREVFGPLEAGGSGRVLPDLWDPATDRATRSPYQRLPEGGVLVVHGPLLLGHWFPFDVSVHLRLSPGALRRRTEDSERWTLPAFARYEDEVAPAGRADAVVRADDPLHPAWTGLPQEG from the coding sequence GTGCGACTCGAACCGATCACCTGGGAACGGCTGGCCGAAGCGTTCGCCGCGCACGCCGACGGGCTGAGGCCGGCCGACGGCGGGCCGTGGCTCAAGGTCGCCGTCGACGGCGCTCCGGCCGCCCGCACCGGAGAGCTGGCGGAGCGTGTCGCCGAGGCGCTGCGGATCCGCGGTCGTGCGGTGTTCGTCGTCTCCACCCAGGGGTTCCTGCGCCCGGCGAGTCTGCGGTACGAGTACGGCAAGGAGGACCCCGACTCGTACTTCGACAGCTGGTTCGACACGGGTGCGCTCTGGCGCGAGGTCTTCGGGCCGCTGGAGGCGGGCGGCAGCGGACGCGTGCTGCCCGATCTCTGGGACCCGGCGACGGACCGGGCGACCCGCAGCCCGTATCAGCGGCTCCCGGAGGGCGGAGTGCTGGTGGTCCACGGGCCGTTGCTGCTCGGGCACTGGTTCCCGTTCGACGTGAGCGTCCACCTGCGGCTCTCGCCGGGCGCTTTGCGGCGGCGTACCGAGGACAGCGAGCGGTGGACCCTGCCCGCCTTCGCGCGGTACGAGGACGAGGTGGCACCCGCCGGGCGTGCGGACGCGGTCGTCCGGGCCGACGATCCGCTCCACCCGGCCTGGACCGGTCTGCCCCAGGAGGGTTAG
- a CDS encoding C39 family peptidase gives MTCPACRLPVHTQFASPALVGPIVEGGLDPADDPGWADSGADSPAEYARWAGHLCGVTCLRMALGAGAPSLFALRDGALKYGAYTEDAEGAIRGLVYAPFAEYVREVHGLEATVHRHLSTDEIVALLDEGRTVMASVHYGIRHPERPAPGRGGHLVLVTSRTPDGNGIHFHNPSGTTATTRAAELPLSDFERFFAGRGVSLAGDTRQGSQTGADPGA, from the coding sequence GTGACCTGTCCCGCCTGCCGGCTGCCCGTCCACACGCAGTTCGCCTCGCCCGCGCTCGTCGGCCCGATCGTCGAGGGTGGACTCGATCCGGCCGACGACCCGGGCTGGGCGGACTCCGGGGCGGACTCACCCGCCGAGTACGCGCGCTGGGCAGGTCACCTGTGCGGTGTGACTTGTCTGCGCATGGCGCTCGGCGCCGGTGCCCCGTCGCTGTTCGCCCTGCGTGACGGGGCGCTCAAGTACGGCGCGTACACGGAGGATGCGGAGGGGGCGATCCGGGGCCTGGTCTACGCGCCCTTCGCGGAGTACGTGCGGGAGGTGCACGGCCTCGAAGCGACCGTCCACCGTCACCTGTCGACGGACGAGATCGTGGCCCTGCTGGACGAGGGGCGGACGGTGATGGCGTCGGTGCACTACGGGATCCGGCATCCGGAACGGCCCGCTCCGGGCCGGGGCGGGCATCTGGTACTGGTGACGTCCCGTACGCCGGACGGCAACGGCATCCATTTCCACAACCCGTCGGGCACGACGGCCACGACTCGGGCTGCGGAACTGCCCCTGTCGGACTTCGAGCGATTCTTCGCCGGACGCGGGGTGTCGCTCGCCGGCGACACACGACAGGGGTCGCAGACGGGAGCGGACCCGGGGGCGTAG
- a CDS encoding slipin family protein → MVQELVVALVAAASVGVVYVAAAAKIVKQYERGVVLRLGRLRNDVRGPGFTMVLPGIERLHKVNMQIVTMPVPAQDGITRDNVTVRVDAVIYFKVVDAASAVVEVEDYQFAVSQMAQTSLRSIIGKSDLDDLLSNREKLNQGLELMIDSPAVGWGVQIDRVEIKDVSLPETMKRSMARQAEADRERRARVINADAELQASKKLAEAAKQMSSQPAALQLRLLQTVVAVAAEKNSTLVLPFPVELLRFLERAQQPVSTQQQAQLQAQPQRQQSQQQPQPEQQQSQSPQQQPPVMSAPAPAPTPPGPARVTRSKPLARH, encoded by the coding sequence ATGGTCCAAGAACTGGTGGTCGCCCTGGTGGCGGCGGCGTCCGTGGGTGTGGTCTACGTGGCGGCGGCTGCGAAGATCGTCAAGCAGTACGAACGGGGCGTCGTGCTGAGGCTCGGCAGGCTGCGCAACGATGTGCGCGGACCGGGATTCACCATGGTGCTTCCCGGTATCGAGCGGCTGCACAAGGTCAACATGCAGATCGTGACGATGCCGGTGCCCGCGCAGGACGGCATCACACGGGACAACGTGACGGTGCGGGTGGACGCGGTCATCTACTTCAAGGTGGTCGACGCGGCCAGCGCGGTCGTGGAGGTGGAGGACTACCAGTTCGCGGTGTCGCAGATGGCGCAGACATCGTTGCGCTCGATCATCGGCAAGAGTGACCTGGATGACCTGCTGTCCAACCGGGAGAAGCTGAACCAAGGGCTGGAGCTCATGATCGACAGTCCGGCCGTGGGGTGGGGCGTCCAGATCGACCGGGTGGAGATCAAGGACGTTTCGCTGCCGGAGACGATGAAGCGCTCGATGGCGCGTCAGGCCGAGGCCGACCGGGAGCGGCGCGCGCGTGTCATCAACGCGGACGCCGAGCTCCAGGCATCGAAGAAGCTGGCCGAAGCGGCGAAGCAGATGTCCTCCCAGCCGGCCGCGCTTCAGCTGCGACTGCTGCAGACCGTGGTCGCGGTCGCTGCGGAGAAGAACTCCACGCTGGTGCTGCCGTTCCCGGTGGAGCTGCTCCGCTTCCTGGAGCGGGCGCAGCAGCCCGTATCGACGCAGCAGCAAGCGCAGCTTCAGGCTCAGCCTCAGCGACAACAGTCGCAGCAGCAGCCACAGCCTGAGCAACAGCAGTCGCAGTCGCCACAGCAGCAGCCGCCCGTGATGTCTGCGCCCGCCCCTGCGCCGACCCCGCCAGGGCCCGCGCGGGTCACTCGCTCCAAGCCGCTGGCCAGGCACTGA
- a CDS encoding cupin domain-containing protein yields the protein MRIGRQQERRERQEQHGQQVRLGKALVVGGCVAALGFAPSAAVATPGSGVSGTVVAKGTSTGKLKVKTPRGRTDVTFRTITVEPGGSTGWHTHSGQLIAVVKSGTLTRTLDDCSVEVTPAGTSFIEPAGAHHRHIGRNLGTEPVVLWVTYLLPEGSALSDDADVVDCGAKK from the coding sequence ATGAGGATCGGCAGACAACAGGAACGACGGGAACGCCAGGAGCAGCATGGGCAGCAGGTGCGACTGGGCAAGGCTCTGGTAGTCGGCGGCTGCGTGGCCGCACTCGGTTTCGCACCGTCGGCGGCCGTCGCCACCCCCGGCAGCGGGGTGAGCGGCACGGTGGTCGCGAAGGGCACGTCGACCGGGAAGTTGAAGGTCAAGACGCCGAGGGGCCGTACGGATGTCACCTTCCGGACGATCACCGTGGAGCCGGGCGGCTCCACCGGCTGGCACACCCACAGCGGTCAGTTGATCGCCGTCGTCAAGTCGGGGACGCTGACGCGCACACTGGACGACTGCTCGGTCGAGGTGACGCCCGCGGGTACGTCGTTCATCGAGCCGGCCGGCGCCCACCACCGCCACATCGGACGTAACCTCGGCACCGAGCCGGTCGTGCTCTGGGTGACCTATCTCCTGCCCGAGGGCAGTGCGCTCTCCGACGACGCCGATGTGGTGGACTGCGGCGCGAAGAAGTGA
- a CDS encoding pyridoxal phosphate-dependent aminotransferase, translated as MEFRQSSKLNEVCYEIRGPVIEHANALEEAGHSVLRLNTGNPALFGFEAPEEIVQDMIRMLPQAHGYSDSRGILSARRAVAQRYQAMGLTDVGVDDIFLGNGVSELISMSVQALLEDGDEVLIPSPDYPLWTAVVTLAGGKAVHYTCDEASDWNPDLADMASKITDRTKAVVIINPNNPTGAVYPREILEGILDLARRHGLLVLADEIYDQILYDDAEHHSVAVLAPDLVCLTFSGLSKTYRVAGFRSGWMVVSGPQQHARNYLEGLTMLASMRLCPNAPAQYAIQAALGGRQSIHELVAPGGRLYEQRNRAWEKLNEIPGVSCVKPKGALYAFPRIDPKVHNIVDDEKFVLDLLLREKIQVVQGTGFNWPRPDHFRILTLPYADDLDAAISRIGRFLNGYRQ; from the coding sequence ATGGAGTTCCGGCAGTCCAGCAAGCTCAACGAGGTCTGTTACGAGATCCGGGGCCCGGTCATCGAGCACGCCAACGCCCTGGAGGAGGCGGGCCACAGCGTGCTCCGCCTCAACACGGGCAACCCCGCGCTCTTCGGTTTCGAGGCGCCGGAGGAGATCGTCCAGGACATGATCCGGATGCTCCCGCAGGCCCACGGCTACAGCGATTCGCGCGGCATCCTCTCCGCCCGTCGTGCGGTGGCGCAGCGCTACCAGGCGATGGGACTGACCGATGTCGGGGTGGACGACATCTTCCTCGGCAACGGGGTGTCCGAGCTGATCTCCATGTCCGTACAGGCGTTGCTGGAGGACGGCGACGAGGTACTGATCCCCTCACCCGACTATCCGCTGTGGACCGCGGTGGTCACCCTGGCGGGCGGCAAGGCCGTGCACTACACCTGCGACGAGGCATCGGACTGGAACCCGGACCTCGCCGACATGGCCTCGAAGATCACTGACCGCACCAAGGCCGTCGTGATCATCAACCCGAACAACCCGACCGGCGCCGTCTATCCGCGCGAGATCCTCGAAGGCATCCTCGACCTGGCACGCCGGCACGGTCTGCTGGTCCTCGCCGACGAGATCTACGACCAGATCCTGTACGACGACGCCGAGCACCACAGTGTGGCGGTCCTCGCCCCCGACCTGGTCTGCCTCACCTTCAGCGGTCTGTCCAAGACGTACCGGGTGGCAGGGTTCCGCTCCGGCTGGATGGTGGTGTCGGGTCCGCAGCAGCACGCCCGCAACTATCTGGAGGGCCTCACCATGCTCGCCTCCATGCGGCTGTGCCCGAACGCGCCCGCCCAGTACGCCATTCAGGCCGCGCTCGGCGGCCGGCAGTCCATCCATGAGCTGGTGGCGCCGGGCGGCAGGCTGTACGAGCAGCGCAACCGGGCCTGGGAGAAGCTGAACGAGATCCCAGGGGTGTCGTGCGTGAAGCCGAAGGGGGCGCTGTACGCGTTTCCGCGCATCGATCCGAAGGTGCACAACATCGTCGACGACGAGAAGTTCGTCCTCGATCTGCTGCTGCGCGAGAAGATCCAGGTGGTGCAGGGCACCGGCTTCAACTGGCCGCGTCCCGACCACTTCCGGATCCTGACCCTCCCGTACGCTGACGATCTCGACGCGGCGATCAGCCGCATCGGCCGCTTCCTGAACGGATACCGTCAGTGA
- a CDS encoding SWIM zinc finger family protein has translation MSPRSRPPSPSYVRARPGPDDLRRTFEAVPPRTSHGDEPFADTWWGRSWVAALESLSMDEGRLARGRTYADSGHVAAITVTPGRVVAYVQGSRARPYRAELRLRPLTDTGWDTFLDAVAARPDHLAALLAKEVPPTLVDTAAETGTGLLPAANDLDPSCSCPDHGWPCKHVAALCYQMARLLDTDPFVLLLLRGRGERELVEELGRRSAAHGARERPTAPTTPSVPAREALADRFLPPLPAPLPVPSQPGQPPSYPPLPGARDPLSLDHLATDAAARAHALLTTGQDPLCGLTPWQDAVRLAAARPTAGLTATTRALYRELAFATGRTTTDLARAVAAWRQGGAEGLDVLETPWDPPAGPFDRARPALAAADFPRFQPWRNHLTHPGGTLQLRFGHDGRWYGYESDRGKDDWWPRATPDVDPVGALTALLGR, from the coding sequence ATGAGCCCCCGCTCCCGGCCCCCGTCCCCGTCCTACGTCAGGGCCCGCCCCGGCCCCGACGACCTGCGGCGCACCTTCGAGGCGGTTCCGCCCCGCACGTCCCACGGCGACGAACCGTTCGCGGACACGTGGTGGGGGCGGTCCTGGGTGGCGGCGCTGGAGTCCCTGTCGATGGACGAGGGCCGGCTCGCCCGCGGCCGTACCTACGCCGACAGCGGCCATGTCGCCGCCATCACGGTCACCCCCGGCCGCGTCGTCGCCTACGTCCAGGGCAGCCGCGCCCGTCCGTACCGCGCCGAGCTGCGGCTGCGCCCCCTCACCGACACCGGCTGGGACACCTTCCTCGACGCCGTGGCCGCCCGGCCCGACCATCTCGCCGCGCTGCTCGCCAAGGAGGTGCCGCCCACCCTCGTCGACACGGCGGCCGAGACCGGCACCGGGCTGCTGCCCGCCGCGAACGACCTCGACCCGAGCTGCTCCTGTCCCGACCACGGCTGGCCCTGCAAGCACGTCGCCGCCCTCTGCTACCAGATGGCCCGCCTGCTGGACACCGACCCGTTCGTCCTCCTGCTGCTGCGCGGCCGCGGTGAGCGCGAACTCGTCGAGGAGCTGGGCCGGCGCAGCGCGGCGCACGGTGCCCGGGAACGCCCCACGGCCCCCACCACTCCTTCCGTGCCGGCGCGCGAGGCCCTGGCCGACCGCTTCCTCCCGCCGCTGCCCGCCCCGCTCCCGGTACCGTCACAGCCCGGCCAGCCACCCTCGTACCCGCCGCTGCCCGGCGCCCGCGATCCGCTCTCCCTCGACCACCTCGCCACGGACGCGGCCGCCCGCGCGCACGCCCTCCTCACCACCGGTCAGGACCCCCTCTGCGGGCTCACTCCCTGGCAGGACGCCGTCCGGCTGGCCGCGGCCCGCCCCACCGCCGGACTCACCGCCACCACCCGCGCCCTCTACCGGGAACTGGCCTTCGCCACCGGCCGCACCACCACCGACCTGGCCCGCGCCGTCGCCGCCTGGCGCCAGGGCGGCGCCGAGGGCCTGGACGTCCTGGAAACGCCGTGGGACCCCCCGGCCGGCCCCTTCGACCGGGCCCGCCCCGCCCTCGCGGCCGCCGACTTCCCCCGCTTCCAGCCCTGGCGCAACCACCTCACCCACCCCGGCGGCACACTCCAGCTCCGCTTCGGCCACGACGGCCGCTGGTACGGCTATGAGTCGGACCGGGGCAAGGACGACTGGTGGCCCCGCGCCACGCCGGACGTGGACCCGGTGGGCGCACTCACGGCGCTGCTCGGCCGTTGA
- a CDS encoding helix-turn-helix domain-containing protein, with protein MPRQQQPPARSARRRSYDQFCATARALDSVGDRWTLLIVRELLAGPRRYTDLHADLPGVSTDVLASRLKDMEQSGLATRRRLPPPAAASVYELTERGHGLLPVLAALAEWGAPAIGERRPTDAVRAHWFALPLLRVLDGLAHEGVVEVHLDEGEFHVRVGGPVDGEGVYGDGPAAHADARITLDVELCLALGRGECTLAEAVKDGRIEVVGEGPLAGELRGE; from the coding sequence ATGCCACGTCAGCAGCAGCCGCCCGCACGCTCCGCGCGCCGCCGGAGTTACGACCAGTTCTGCGCCACCGCCCGGGCCCTCGACTCCGTCGGAGACCGGTGGACCCTGCTGATAGTCCGTGAACTGCTGGCCGGGCCACGCCGCTACACCGATCTGCACGCCGACCTTCCCGGCGTCAGTACGGACGTCCTCGCGTCCCGCCTCAAGGACATGGAGCAGAGCGGCCTGGCCACCCGCCGACGGCTGCCGCCGCCCGCCGCCGCCTCGGTGTACGAACTGACCGAGCGCGGTCACGGGTTGCTGCCGGTCCTCGCCGCGCTCGCCGAGTGGGGTGCGCCCGCGATCGGCGAGCGGCGGCCGACGGATGCGGTGCGGGCCCACTGGTTCGCGCTTCCGCTGTTGCGGGTGCTGGACGGGCTGGCTCACGAGGGAGTCGTCGAAGTCCACCTCGACGAGGGGGAGTTCCACGTGCGGGTGGGCGGCCCGGTCGACGGCGAGGGGGTGTACGGGGACGGGCCCGCCGCTCACGCCGACGCCCGGATCACGCTCGACGTCGAGCTCTGTCTCGCGCTCGGGCGGGGCGAGTGCACGCTCGCCGAGGCCGTGAAGGACGGACGGATCGAGGTCGTGGGCGAGGGGCCGCTGGCCGGAGAGCTTCGGGGCGAATGA
- a CDS encoding DEAD/DEAH box helicase, translated as MTSAPHAQQLTQDAATARLLRCAAVFLPAPLPREGRVAFWDPDGGPLPAIGGAQGPTTAETTEITVVRRHGQQGDVHRRTVPAVLLPVADAVPLLARARQQQSAHPAARCWGAAALHALNLVARGRLVPGLTADGHDAWRAGPRDAEDIAHLRAVAAAMPSEAYAVPLPEGTPLRLPDPESLLGAFLDAVADTLPRTPAAAYATGAPFAAREAQHLPRAGDWAVEVAAGLDAGVRVSLRLDLSAYELFDTADTHGNPDAQDAVDETAARTDGPEASGVSEEVRPGAARHAAAAITQVHSLADPTYVIDAAALWNGDAGEPFGPRARIDAVLALRRAARVWAPLERLLDQPVPDVLALTEDELYELLSDAGARLAQAGVSVHWPRELVRSLTAVAVVRPAPGSATDGTSFFDAEQLFAFNWQLSLGDEQLSEREMDILAEAHRPVVRLRDQWVVVDPALVRKARKRELGLLDPVDALAVALTGSAEVDGEQVEAVPAGALAELRTRILAEDTAIEPPPGLDATLRDYQLRGLAWLDRMTSLGLGGCLADDMGLGKTITVIALHLHRAHPAPTLVICPASLLGNWHREINRFAPGVPVRRFHGTGRTLDDPDGGFVLTTYGTMRSSATRLAAHSWGLVVADEAQHVKNPHSSTAKALRTIPSPARIALTGTPVENNLSELWALLDWTTPGLLGPLKAFRARHARIVENTGTAAGLGNDEAVERLSRLVRPFLLRRKKSDPGIAPELPPKTETDHPVFLTREQATLYEAAVRETMAFIEASEGIARRGLIMKLLASLKQICNHPAQYLKEEPTRLIGRSGKLALLDELLDTILAEDGSVLIFTQYVTMARILSAHLASRAVPSQLLHGGTPVAERERMVDRFQSGEVPVFLLSLKAAGTGLNLTRAAHVIHYDRWWNPAVEEQATDRAYRIGQTQPVQVHRLIAEGTVEDRIGEMLAAKQALADAILGSGETALTELSDRDLADLVSLRRPT; from the coding sequence ATGACCTCGGCACCACATGCACAGCAACTGACGCAGGACGCGGCAACTGCCCGCCTCCTGCGTTGTGCTGCCGTCTTCCTGCCCGCCCCACTGCCGAGAGAGGGACGCGTCGCCTTCTGGGACCCGGACGGCGGACCGCTGCCCGCGATCGGCGGCGCCCAGGGACCGACCACGGCCGAGACCACCGAGATCACGGTGGTGCGACGCCACGGACAGCAGGGCGACGTCCACCGCCGGACGGTACCTGCCGTGCTGCTGCCGGTCGCCGATGCCGTGCCCCTGCTGGCCCGTGCCCGGCAGCAGCAGTCCGCCCACCCGGCCGCGCGCTGCTGGGGCGCGGCCGCACTCCATGCGCTCAACCTGGTCGCGCGCGGCAGGCTGGTCCCCGGCCTGACGGCCGACGGCCACGACGCCTGGCGGGCCGGACCGCGCGACGCCGAGGACATCGCCCACCTGCGGGCCGTCGCCGCCGCCATGCCGAGCGAGGCCTACGCCGTCCCGCTCCCGGAGGGCACACCGCTCCGGCTTCCCGATCCCGAGTCGCTGCTCGGCGCCTTCCTCGACGCGGTCGCCGACACCCTGCCCCGGACGCCCGCTGCGGCGTACGCGACGGGTGCCCCCTTCGCGGCCCGCGAGGCCCAGCACCTGCCCCGGGCCGGCGACTGGGCCGTCGAGGTCGCGGCGGGTCTGGACGCGGGGGTACGGGTGTCGCTCCGCCTCGACCTGTCGGCGTACGAGCTCTTCGACACGGCCGACACCCACGGCAACCCCGACGCTCAGGATGCGGTCGACGAAACCGCAGCCCGCACCGACGGGCCCGAGGCCTCCGGTGTCTCCGAGGAGGTTCGCCCGGGCGCCGCCCGGCACGCCGCCGCGGCGATCACGCAGGTGCACAGCCTGGCCGACCCGACGTACGTCATCGACGCCGCCGCACTGTGGAACGGCGACGCAGGAGAGCCGTTCGGCCCCCGGGCCAGGATCGACGCCGTGCTCGCGCTGCGTCGTGCCGCCCGCGTCTGGGCGCCGTTGGAACGGCTGCTGGACCAGCCGGTCCCCGATGTGCTCGCTCTGACCGAGGACGAACTGTACGAGCTGCTGAGCGACGCCGGGGCGCGGTTGGCGCAGGCCGGTGTGAGCGTCCACTGGCCGCGCGAGCTCGTCCGTTCCCTGACCGCCGTCGCCGTGGTCCGGCCCGCACCCGGCTCGGCCACCGACGGCACCTCGTTCTTCGACGCCGAGCAGCTCTTCGCCTTCAACTGGCAGTTGTCCCTCGGTGACGAACAGCTCAGCGAGCGGGAGATGGACATCCTCGCGGAGGCCCACCGGCCGGTGGTGCGCCTACGGGACCAGTGGGTCGTCGTCGACCCCGCGCTCGTACGCAAGGCGCGCAAGCGGGAGCTCGGGCTGCTCGATCCGGTGGACGCCCTCGCCGTCGCGCTCACCGGCAGCGCGGAGGTGGACGGCGAGCAGGTTGAGGCGGTGCCGGCCGGTGCACTCGCCGAGCTCCGTACCCGCATCCTCGCCGAGGACACGGCCATCGAGCCGCCGCCAGGGCTGGACGCTACACTCCGCGACTACCAACTGCGCGGCCTGGCCTGGCTGGACCGCATGACATCGTTGGGTCTCGGCGGCTGCCTCGCCGACGACATGGGACTCGGCAAGACCATCACCGTCATCGCGCTCCACCTGCACCGCGCGCACCCCGCACCCACCCTGGTGATCTGCCCCGCCTCCCTCCTCGGGAACTGGCACCGCGAGATCAACCGATTCGCCCCCGGCGTCCCCGTGCGCCGCTTCCACGGCACCGGCCGCACGCTCGACGACCCCGACGGCGGCTTCGTCCTCACCACGTACGGCACGATGCGCTCCAGCGCGACCCGACTCGCCGCCCACAGCTGGGGACTTGTCGTCGCCGACGAGGCGCAGCATGTGAAGAACCCGCACTCCTCCACGGCGAAGGCGCTCCGCACCATCCCGTCGCCGGCCAGGATCGCGCTCACCGGCACCCCCGTGGAGAACAACCTCTCCGAGCTCTGGGCCCTGCTCGACTGGACCACTCCAGGACTGCTCGGCCCGCTCAAGGCGTTCCGCGCCCGGCACGCGCGGATCGTCGAGAACACCGGCACCGCGGCAGGACTCGGCAACGACGAAGCGGTCGAGCGCCTTTCCCGGCTGGTCAGGCCGTTCCTCCTGCGCCGTAAGAAGTCCGACCCGGGCATCGCCCCGGAGCTGCCGCCCAAGACGGAGACCGACCACCCCGTCTTCCTCACCCGCGAACAGGCCACGCTCTACGAGGCGGCGGTGCGCGAGACCATGGCGTTCATCGAGGCCTCGGAAGGAATCGCCCGCCGCGGTCTGATCATGAAGCTGCTGGCCTCGCTCAAGCAGATCTGCAACCACCCGGCGCAGTATCTGAAGGAGGAGCCGACCCGCCTCATCGGCCGCTCCGGCAAGCTCGCTCTGCTCGACGAGCTGCTCGACACGATCCTCGCCGAGGACGGCTCCGTGCTGATCTTCACCCAGTACGTGACGATGGCCCGCATCCTCTCCGCGCACCTCGCCTCGCGCGCCGTCCCCTCCCAGCTACTGCACGGCGGTACGCCGGTGGCCGAGCGGGAACGGATGGTGGACCGCTTCCAGTCCGGCGAGGTACCCGTCTTCCTGCTCTCTCTCAAGGCGGCCGGCACCGGGCTGAACCTCACCCGCGCCGCACACGTGATCCACTACGACCGCTGGTGGAACCCGGCCGTCGAGGAACAGGCCACGGACCGTGCGTACCGCATCGGGCAGACACAGCCCGTCCAGGTGCACCGGCTGATCGCTGAAGGGACCGTGGAGGACCGGATCGGCGAGATGCTGGCGGCCAAGCAGGCCCTGGCCGACGCGATCCTAGGCAGCGGAGAGACCGCGCTGACCGAACTCAGCGACCGAGACCTCGCCGATCTCGTCTCGCTCCGGAGGCCCACATGA